From the Jatrophihabitans endophyticus genome, one window contains:
- the lepA gene encoding translation elongation factor 4, with amino-acid sequence MTEAGRTDPAIIRNFCIIAHIDHGKSTLADRMLGLTGVVTERQARAQYLDRMDIERERGITIKAQNVRMPWTSRETGVEHVLHMIDTPGHVDFTYEVSRSLAACEGAVLLVDAAQGIEAQTLANLYLALENDLQIVPVLNKIDLPAAQPDYYAEELAHIIGCEPDDVLRVSAKTGEGVEALLDVICRDVPAPVGDPDVPGRAMIFDSVYDIYRGVITYIRVVDGHFTPRERIKMMSTAATHELLEIGVISPEAVPTDGLSVGEVGYLITGVKDVRQSRVGDTVTDAAKPAQDSLGGYRDPQPMVYSGLYPIDGSDYPLLRDALDKLRLNDAALTYEPESSAALGFGFRCGFLGLLHLEITRDRLEREFDLDLISTAPNVVYRVLLEDGTEHVVTNPSDWPAGKKIAETHEPIVKAMIIAPSEYIGAIMELCQDRRGTLGGMDYLSETRVELRYTLPLAEIIFDFFDQLKSRTRGYASLDYELAGEQVSDLVKVDILLQGEPVDAFSAIVHKDKAYGYGTSMTVKLRKLIPRQQFEVPIQAAVGSRVIARENIRAIRKDVLAKCYGGDITRKRKLLEKQKEGKKRMKMVGRVEVPQEAFIAALSTSDAEPAKK; translated from the coding sequence ATGACTGAGGCCGGACGCACCGACCCGGCGATCATCCGCAACTTCTGCATCATCGCCCACATCGACCACGGCAAGTCGACGCTCGCCGACCGCATGCTCGGCCTCACCGGCGTCGTCACCGAGCGGCAGGCCCGCGCGCAGTACCTCGACCGGATGGACATCGAGCGCGAGCGCGGCATCACCATCAAGGCGCAGAACGTCCGGATGCCGTGGACGAGCCGCGAGACCGGCGTCGAGCACGTGCTGCACATGATCGACACCCCCGGCCACGTCGACTTCACCTACGAGGTCAGCCGCAGCCTGGCCGCGTGCGAGGGCGCGGTGCTGCTCGTCGACGCCGCGCAGGGCATCGAGGCGCAGACGCTCGCCAACCTCTACCTCGCGCTCGAGAACGACCTGCAGATCGTCCCGGTCCTGAACAAGATCGACCTCCCCGCCGCGCAGCCCGACTACTACGCCGAGGAGCTCGCCCACATCATCGGCTGCGAGCCCGACGACGTCCTGCGGGTGAGCGCCAAGACCGGCGAGGGCGTCGAGGCGCTCCTCGACGTCATCTGCCGCGACGTCCCCGCCCCCGTGGGCGACCCCGACGTCCCTGGCCGGGCGATGATCTTCGACTCCGTCTACGACATCTACCGCGGCGTCATCACCTACATCCGCGTGGTCGACGGTCACTTCACGCCCCGCGAGCGCATCAAGATGATGTCGACGGCGGCCACGCACGAATTGCTCGAGATCGGGGTCATCTCGCCCGAGGCGGTGCCGACGGACGGCCTGTCGGTCGGCGAGGTCGGCTATCTCATCACCGGCGTGAAGGACGTCCGGCAGAGCCGGGTGGGCGACACCGTCACCGACGCGGCGAAGCCGGCGCAGGACAGCCTCGGCGGCTACCGCGACCCGCAGCCGATGGTCTACTCCGGGCTGTATCCGATCGACGGGTCGGACTACCCGCTGCTACGCGACGCGCTCGACAAGCTGCGCCTCAACGACGCCGCGCTCACCTACGAGCCCGAGTCGAGCGCCGCGCTCGGCTTCGGCTTCCGCTGCGGCTTCCTCGGCCTGTTGCACCTCGAGATCACCCGCGACCGTCTCGAGCGCGAGTTCGACCTCGACCTCATCAGCACCGCGCCCAACGTCGTCTACCGCGTCCTGCTCGAGGACGGCACCGAGCACGTGGTCACCAACCCGTCCGACTGGCCGGCGGGCAAGAAGATCGCCGAGACGCACGAGCCGATCGTCAAGGCGATGATCATCGCCCCGAGCGAGTACATCGGCGCGATCATGGAGCTGTGCCAGGACCGCCGCGGCACCCTCGGCGGCATGGACTACCTGTCCGAGACGCGCGTCGAGCTGCGCTACACGCTGCCGCTGGCCGAGATCATCTTCGACTTCTTCGACCAGCTCAAGTCGCGCACCCGCGGTTACGCCAGCCTCGACTACGAGCTCGCCGGCGAGCAGGTCTCCGACCTCGTCAAGGTCGACATCCTGCTGCAGGGCGAGCCGGTCGACGCGTTCAGCGCCATCGTCCACAAGGACAAGGCCTACGGCTACGGCACGTCGATGACCGTCAAGCTGCGCAAGCTCATCCCGCGCCAGCAGTTCGAGGTCCCGATCCAGGCCGCGGTCGGGTCGCGCGTCATCGCCCGCGAGAACATCCGCGCGATCCGCAAGGACGTCCTGGCCAAGTGCTACGGCGGTGACATCACCCGCAAGCGCAAGCTGCTGGAGAAGCAGAAGGAAGGCAAGAAGCGGATGAAGATGGTCGGCCGTGTCGAGGTGCCGCAGGAGGCCTTCATCGCAGCGCTCTCCACCTCGGACGCCGAGCCGGCCAAGAAGTAG
- a CDS encoding NAD(P)-dependent oxidoreductase: MRIAVYGGTGQAGTEIVAEAARRGHEVTALSRREPTAELPAGVTWRHGELTDTADVAAVAGGADVVVTAFGPSREPGGNPGAFASQLVPFLHALNGTPVLVVGGAGSLVDADGVRLVDGPEFPDAYKAEALAAADALAAVRDLGDEVAWTFLSPAPVIQPGERTGSYRSGADSPVGTSISFADFAIAVVDEVERPTHRRQRWTVATD; the protein is encoded by the coding sequence ATGCGCATCGCGGTGTACGGCGGGACGGGCCAGGCCGGGACGGAGATCGTGGCCGAGGCGGCGCGTCGCGGCCACGAGGTGACGGCACTGAGCCGGCGCGAACCCACCGCCGAGCTGCCCGCCGGCGTCACGTGGCGCCACGGCGAGCTCACCGACACCGCGGACGTCGCGGCGGTCGCCGGCGGTGCCGACGTGGTCGTCACCGCGTTCGGACCGTCGCGCGAGCCGGGCGGGAACCCCGGCGCGTTCGCCTCGCAGCTCGTCCCGTTCCTGCACGCCCTGAACGGCACCCCGGTCCTCGTGGTCGGCGGCGCCGGCAGCCTGGTCGACGCCGACGGCGTGCGTCTCGTCGACGGCCCCGAGTTCCCCGACGCCTACAAGGCCGAGGCACTCGCCGCCGCGGACGCGCTCGCGGCCGTGCGCGACCTCGGCGACGAGGTCGCGTGGACGTTCCTCTCGCCCGCGCCGGTCATCCAGCCCGGCGAGCGCACCGGCTCGTACCGCTCCGGCGCAGACAGCCCGGTGGGGACGTCCATCTCGTTCGCCGACTTCGCCATCGCCGTCGTGGACGAGGTCGAGCGGCCGACGCACCGCCGGCAGCGCTGGACCGTCGCGACCGACTGA
- a CDS encoding endonuclease/exonuclease/phosphatase family protein: protein MRPMRDALRLRRAGDGPARVVLTLLALGTTVVAWGTLVLHAYGWTPQWLLIAAALAHFAMWAAPVALVLAVLVRRWLLTALAVLATVLVLTVQLPPTIADTAPRGRTVRVLQANLRVGHADPAGLVRLVREQRADLLATEELTTAEARRLVAAGLSRSLPYHYLRPLPDGGSGSGIWSRWPLSGTQDVPGFWLGTVRARVAAPGGPLTFLAVHLTPPWPFPERRWLAEVPRLRTLLRAQPVDGPVLAAGDYNATVDHAQFRGLLADGYGDAAQQAGEGYLPSYPADRWYGPVIGIDHVLLRDATGTAARTLDLPNSDHRALLADVALH, encoded by the coding sequence ATGCGCCCGATGCGGGACGCGCTGCGACTGCGGCGCGCCGGGGACGGCCCGGCCCGGGTCGTGCTCACCCTGCTCGCGCTCGGGACGACCGTCGTGGCGTGGGGCACGCTGGTGCTGCACGCCTACGGCTGGACGCCGCAGTGGCTGCTGATCGCCGCCGCGCTCGCCCACTTCGCGATGTGGGCGGCGCCGGTCGCCCTGGTGCTCGCCGTGCTCGTCCGCCGGTGGCTGCTCACCGCCCTCGCCGTGCTCGCGACGGTGCTGGTCCTGACGGTCCAGCTCCCGCCGACGATCGCCGACACGGCACCACGGGGGCGGACGGTGCGCGTGCTGCAGGCCAACCTGCGCGTCGGGCACGCCGACCCCGCCGGGCTGGTTCGTCTCGTCCGCGAGCAGCGCGCCGACCTGCTCGCGACCGAGGAGCTGACGACGGCCGAGGCCCGGCGACTGGTCGCCGCCGGCCTGTCGCGTTCGCTGCCCTACCACTACCTGCGGCCGCTGCCCGACGGCGGCAGCGGCTCGGGTATCTGGAGCCGCTGGCCGCTCTCGGGAACGCAGGACGTCCCCGGCTTCTGGCTGGGGACCGTCCGGGCGCGGGTGGCGGCACCCGGCGGCCCGCTCACCTTCCTCGCGGTGCACCTGACCCCGCCGTGGCCGTTCCCCGAACGCCGGTGGCTGGCCGAGGTGCCACGCCTGCGGACGCTGCTGCGGGCCCAGCCCGTCGACGGCCCGGTGCTCGCGGCGGGGGACTACAACGCCACCGTCGACCACGCCCAGTTCCGTGGGTTGCTCGCCGACGGGTACGGCGACGCCGCGCAGCAGGCGGGGGAGGGGTACCTGCCGAGCTACCCGGCCGACCGCTGGTACGGGCCGGTGATCGGCATCGACCACGTGCTGCTGCGCGACGCGACCGGTACCGCGGCCCGCACCCTGGACCTGCCCAACTCCGATCACCGCGCGCTGCTCGCCGACGTCGCACTGCA